The window ggtccactCCACTTattatcaaatcttcaatctcttcctcttcgccttccaccgcttctaaattttggttgcgtcgcttcgatctaatccaatcgcgaatgcacactagtacttgcaagctaaatccggataatgagtgtctatggtctccaatttgttgtcttccttggctaaatgcactctccgaagccactgttgatatttgaaccgtaaggatatctcgagccattcttgaaagtatcggatgacttgccttgtatctcttccaccatgctaagacgtccaaatcatctagttccttgatatccacattttgctgcatcaaataaaggtgatattcatcaaagtttgcattataagaaggagttggatgtgaatgtaaaacttttaaatgcgacaaatccgacaagccctttttgctactttgagaagtagtagggcgtggagcaacgggtgtagcattttcttccaaattagaataatggctaaaaacttttctaaattcGGCATCAATCGCGAGCTCGGCGTTAGCTAAAAATGGTTCAACTTCCTCTTCAACTTCTAAAAAGAtataaatttgattaaccaatgctctagtataagacatttttaaacaaggatttaaaagagaacccaatataaataaagttgggatgggaaaaaaatacttcttaaattttgttgtcatattaaaaatagtCGCTTGATAACCAGATTTATTTTTATACTcctgtaaaactctagctatttccgctaagtaggctaaaatttcggttaccgtgggatagaattgtctagaaaaagcaagagttgcattataaattttttgtaagagttcaacacattccttaacatctccccaatcggtaatatttaaccaatcatcactattcgtattaaaatggttgtgaacttgttgtatgggaatcctataatcatatgcttgttgtaacataatgtaagtgttatatcccgtatttttgcacattcagataatttgagataattgtggctagtaagagataaggcaatattttgatcttatttaatacataagttgttcatgaaaatattgatgcggaaatattgaggaaggctaagggcaaaattagaaatttggaaactagtttcatgaattacaaattagtcatgaaaaataattgggcttggaaaaaaaaaattggtcttgAAACCAAAGGCCCAAGGTGGCCGTCCACGAGGGTGTGGACTTAGGCCCAAATGAAGGCTTAATATAACTagctaaaagatgactaagtcatcatttATCATCTCCAAcataagaaagttcaagaaacctTGAGAAAAAAAGACCACTCCATTCGTTCGGCCCACAAGACCaaaaactttgatccaaaaaaatattttcttctagtatttccactaattcaaaggtcctcttcaacgtggtataattgttgaagcaagaaaactacttttggtggcaagttcaaaattctagaCAAGAAgaaaattaagggaaaaaggtaagaattagtcTTCTCTTATGGGTTATGGaaggtttgtatatgttgtagtatgtagaaatgaatgaaaatcatgaaaatatggaagctaggtggtggccgtgtgtatggtgtcatggccgtgtatatgtgtgtgtgtaggaataatgatccaattattttatctaatgttttggttgttgttgttgtggatactatattgataatgagggtttaatgattcaagttaaagttgtaagtgttggagagttgttttagaagctaatgcgatttgaatgtagtcttcttgtagttatgaaaaatgatgttgttagtgtgtgaattgttggtgtagttcatgaaattggaagaaggaaatgcgttgttattgttcttgttgaattggaaggtttcgggtagtatgttggtCGGGCCGTTTGGAATGTCGAACGGATTGTTGaaacgttcttgaatattgtttgaatggttccAGATTGGTACTTGAgtatgtgagcaaatatgaattaaacataagtgaaatgtcgtggaagtttgtagaaagaagttgctaatgctagtatgcgttttggatcaattgtggatattgttagaataattgttggtattgttgttgatattttggccgagttaaattctcggatttgttgtatttttggccgagttgaattctcggggttgttgtatttacaggggaaatgctgccgaaatttctgtagaaaaagtgttggtttgggaattggactcttaagtgtttatggctaatgtttggtatatgttaatattgttgtagatcttgcgaagccaaggacttaagttcggattagcgtagaaagcgggccaggtatgtaaggcttaccctttctttcttttggcatgatctttgtgaacgAATAGAcaatgtgtatatgattccaaagaaattcccattcttagagccactaggatggctaacgttcttgatttcccataagctgttccgtatggttttgatatgtattccATGATGTCCGATGATGTGTATCCTTGATGTCCGAAGgttggccaatatgtttccgaatagcatttgagaaacaaatgatatgactatagttttgaccttccaaatgttaatacattcgattgttccatcgagcctttgatatgttttgatatgtgcataagattccaaaagttctacttgatttgatccatacgatatccgaaagatacttgatatgatggtTACTTGACTTTCCAAAAATGACTCCTGAAacgcttttagaaggttctgtacttcaaaagctcataactttcgtttgctaattccgattgactcgaaacttgtttcGGAGCCCTCAGATGTTGGTAAGTATACTTAtttagcacgttcgattattccgttGAGctcttgatatattttgatatgtttccgagtctgtctaTGATTCTGATCCACTTTCGATATGAGTGCGCTCGATATAtttgagcttattgtatgaatGAATAACGAGACaagcataaagaattttgtttctgaagagttctgtaagttttgatgttcCTAGCTTTCGAaagagatctcggatttgctttgaaatgttcgtacaAGTTccgtggtaaaaatgtccgtaactttcacatactaactccggtTGACCCGGAACGTGTCTATGATCTTCAAaggtcggtaagtgtacgtatctatcgaatcgggatatgtgtgcatatggtttctcattgctctgttcgtgcaagcctcagtatgtattCACTGCGCCCCGAGCCAGGTTCAGTTATCatgcatcttcctctgcattgttcaccgcgtccctctcccttgcgggtcgggttctgttatatgtatatctgtatatgatgatgtgatgatatggggatggcggccaggatgacatatgatgattctattcaccgcgttccgcaatagagggtcgggatctgttatctgtatatatggtatatgattctgacatgcattgataattctgttcaccgcgtccctcactaaagggccgggatctgttacatgcatatatgatatatgattttggcatctgatgattctgtccaccccgtcccttactagagggtcgggatctgttatatgcatatatacgatatatgattctgatatgcatgctttgtgtttggaaagtaagcgttttggcactctgtaccctctgtacttcttctgacatatgatatcagcatacatgatctgtgtctggaaaacaaacattctggcattctggatctgtacttcttctgacatatgacttcggactatatgatctgtgcttgggaaacaatcattctgatattctgggtctgcacttttctgacatatgacatctgcatacatgatttgtgattGGGAAAAATAGcgttttggtaatctggataatgtacttacttttgtaccgttgttccggttatggctctgttttctgtatttcatgccttacatactcagtacatattccgtactgaccccctttcttcgggggctgcatttcatgcccgcaggtacagacgctcgttacgGTGATCTGTCAGCCTAGGACACCTGTTCTGctgtttgaagtgctcccttgatctggagcccatacttttggtacagatctatCTGTTGTACATATTGTGTTCATGTGACTAttccggggtacggcggggccctgtcccgtcatatgattctgttgtatttgttagaggcctgtagacatgtgtgtgggtcgtgggtcgcggGTCGCGTTTGATCAGTGATGTTTATATGGTTTGTGTCCGGCTTTCCCATATACTACGATAACCTGatcgatttatgtgttataatatAAGTAACGacttaaatgatatgtatatggttttgtaTGCACGAAATCCTTAATATGTAAacgcaagtgaaatttggttagtaggtatgtacgagtgtccatctcggccacaagtcgcggcctacggggttgggtcgtgacagtaagtgtagttccacctagtgtcaacttctacttgaattttcctaggtctaaggtcattttccacacaagaattcttaaaatctctcagtttttccctattagcattacaaaaaagaaacgcaaccgcatttctaactttttgaatagaatcttcaaaacactcaagaccatctttaacaatcaagtttaaaatgtgacaactacgtctcagatgaaaaatattttttagcggagagtttaattccctttttaaaagaccaatcgtctttgtattattagaagcattatctaaagaaATACAAAgttttttctataaatgttaaaaaatctcataatagtagacattgaatctgcTAAAAAATTTCCATCGTGATGACCTTTCCCTTCATGATATAAAAAAGTTATAACTCTTTTTTCATCACataattatcatcaacccaatgacatgtaatagcaaaaaaatctaaattgttaagactaagacccaaatcgacAGTAAGAGAAAccctacaatttaaagaattaaatacatggcacaaataaaatttaattttttatatacaattctataacatccgctctacaagtacttctaggaatacccccaaataacggattataacaacgttgaatataagtaacaaaccccaaactcGAAGGAAAGAAAAATGGTAGAGCATCAAAAGCAACCATTTTAACTATTTCTatacgctcttttttcttgtcacacttaaaaattttaccggttcgCCGGCCTATTGTCATTTGAATACCCTCATATtagaacccgtttgctctccccaaacatccttaTGTTTACCTTTCATATGATtcgttagtgtacccgttccgccatccttactagtttgttgCTTAAAAACAAATTCTTGTCTACATATATTGCATGTAGCTGTTTGTCTTTccttattcttagtcataaatccccagattttagcggttggcttactaGTTcttggcggtttgtcttgtgtatgtgattgtgcaggacttgtatctcctatgagattttcaggggcttgtgtttcatcatcatcaatttcattaaaagtgtcggtataatgttgttgcattgcctcatgatctaaaagtggattatttccaccaacatcaatacctaaattaggtgtttcgttcacaaatgtttcctcactaaacccacccctaacaataccactactaccggcaccatgtctaaatctcttcgtcattattaaatagaattaatttaaatcacaagaaaataaattgcaacaaattaaattgcgtaaattaaatagcaaaaaataaagatagagttggaacgaaggtaccaaattgccggactaatctccaacaaagtgaaggcggctagaattgcaaatccaccaaagctacttcggattgttgcaaaatcaccaactccaccaacaatattataattgcaaaattaataattgaaactagaataaaactttataatatttaattgagagaaatttaaagtggctaattgttgcaaagtaactataattgagagaaattgagagaaagagaagagtgaattggtgtggattaaaatagaaatggagaggggtttatataggggtgggaaATGGGTTAAAGTGTCAAGAAAAAAATTTGGAGGGGTTGGGGGGCCAAAAGGGGAGATTGAAACTGTTgccaacggccatttttgcaaatggaccgttggccaacggtccagccCATTTCTGCAACGGCtacattaaaaaaatatatatattttgactGGTTTAACCAGTCCGGTTCCGGTCCCAAAAAATCAAAACCGGACCGGTAGGTTATAAACGGTAAACCGGTTCCACCGGTTTcgattttaccggtccggttaccggtttgaaccggtaaaaccggaccgGTTGCCAGGCTTATATCGATGTGCTCAAGTATCATTCTGTACGGTCATTACGTATGTGGGTCACAGCTCGTTTGTTGCAATTATACAACATACAACACGTATGTGGATCCCTCAATAACCAAAACTAATTTGATTCTTATTTTACAACAAATATTGGTAAATGTCATGAATCTGATGATCACTGAACCATGTAACTGCTCAAATCTTATTTCTATgatattaaattatttaaaataaaaaatcaaacaaaagcCTCAGGCCGCTCAGAACCGTCTCATTTCAAAACGTAGCAGCTATACTAGCTAGCATATGGCACATGAATCACAAATactaggttaaaaaaaaaaaaaatccccttaGATCGAGGACATAATCTCAGAATTAGCAACTTCAAGAGATGATTGAGATGGAGATGTGCTTTGTCAAATCCATCTTGCAAAGGACATCTCCCAGTTCTCATATTCCTTGTAAAATACTTCTTCCAATCCCAATTATTAGCTGACAAATTGCAATTGTTTTGAAATATTTGATGTGCTAAGAAAACAGAGAAAATTTTACTATTCTCTCAAATATACTTTACACAGCTCCATTAGTAAAAATATTAATGAAGCGAAACATTTAAGGAAGAGATGTAGGATAATTTGCATAAGTACTCTTACAATAACTATTAAAGTAGAAAGGCTGCTGAAGATGGGATTACATGTCCCTCCGGAGTGTGGAAACTTTCAGCCATTAGTTCTTTGAGTGCAGAATCACAAATCACCTGTGGGCAAGACTCTGCACATGGATGGGGTTAGCAGAACCATAGGGGACTGGAGAAATGAACTGAAATGGGCATTCAAGCAAAGCTAGGAAAGAAAAATGGTACTGGAGATATTGCTAGTTGTGTATTTGCTATGACTGTTGCCCTCATTTGGAGAGAAAGGAACAAGATAAGGTTTCAAAGTTCAAGCTTTGAAGCTACTCACATGTGCAGAGAGATTgtacttcatttacatatcagaGGCAGAAATTTAGTAAAGTGGAAGCAAGCATTGCAAGTTCTGACTGACTTTCCAGAGTTGTATGCTTAGCTACTGTTAATATCTATGTTTTGTTGCCGTCCTACTTAGATTTTATTGACTGTAAACTGGAGTTACGCTCTCCCGTAGCTTAGGAAGAGCTGATAGGAACTTTTGCAGCTGATGATAGTCAAGTGTAGTAGAGTAGATAGTCATATTCTGCCCTGGATCTTCATTGTACATAACTTTTTGGTATTAATAGGATATACTGTTCAACCAAAAAGAAAAACTATTGTCAATcttaagggcccgtttggccataaatatcaaaaactttttcactttttttgaaatttttgaagttggagttgtgtttgaccatagttttttaaattgtaatttttgatgaaatgtagtgtaaaaaagttaaaaaggttaaaaaaaaaaattaaaaaaagtttttcttgttttcagtattccggaatacaactttggaaaaagtgaataatttttatggccaaacgcccaccaAGTAAAATGTAAAAAAGAAACTTAATTATAGGCAACATAGACAGGAGAGAGTAAGTACTTCGATCCTAGCCAATTAATGTAAAGCTACTGCTTGCCAATTGATACAAGGCAAATGCACAGTGGTCACATCAAATGAGTAATATCAGGAACAAACGGAAGCAACACATTGCGTCAGAACAAAGAAAAGGACAGACATTTATAGCAACCATACAGCTTCAAGCACTCATCCATACCGACTACACCCTTTAGGCAGCGACCACCTAGTCAGTCATCAGATGCTGATGGAGTTATGCACTACACTACCTCAGCTCGGAAAAAAGTAGCTATTACACATTGGACAAAAACGAACAGGTGTACTTTGAACTACAAGTAGTTGGAGTACTTAATAAACAAGTAGAATCTACTCAAAATAGTAGACACCATCCACTGGACAGGCCTGCCTTGGACAGCAAGCAAGTGCTCCTTTAAGAACACGAAATTACAACTGTCCTTAGAAAGTTCACTTTTCTTCTCCTCAACATCATTCCACAATAGGAGCAATCCAATTGCAATAGAACAGCAAGAGACTAGAAAAATCAGGTTTAGCAGAGACGGAAGGACgttcaaataaattaaaattcgTCATCTTTGAAGTTTACAGCAAGATCCCAGTAATGAGGAACCCCAGCATCAGCAAAAACTTTACGAGCAGCAGCCTCAGTCCTGCACTCATGAACAAAAAACCTGTGGAAGCTTGATTTAGCAACACTCCCTTGCCAGACCAACACACACTTGTTGAGAGGCTTATCTTCATCTTCACCTTCACCTTCACCTTCATCATCTTCTTTCTTAACAGCAGCTGCCCAATCAATTCTCCTAAGCATAAGTTTCCCATATCGCTTGATTGATTTTTTCCCaccttcaactacaacaacactaATACCTTCTGAGATCACTGCACACCCGGTCAAGCGATTCTCCTGAGCATTAACATCAACCTTGAAGCGAGTTTGTGGGTGGGAGAGGTCATTAATTTTGTATACTGAAACAATAGTCTCCGGAGCGATATTTGGGTCATCAAAAAGTTTCCTCTCTTTCTTCTCACGACGCTCATCAGGAGTAAGCTTACGAGCAATATTCCTGTCAACGTGAGCCTGCTCCCGCTCAGCAGCAGCACTTCTAATCTCCATTTCAAGCTTTGTAGGATCCTGTGTGGCTTCTGAGCCAAGAACTTTCATTAGATTGCTCATTTTAACTTTAGGCTTTGGTGGTTCTACCAGGCCTTGACGTATCATTTCTTGTCTTTCTTTCTCCCTGGCCAGTCTTCGCTGGGTTCGAAGTTTCTTTTGCTCCTTTTTGGTTAGTTTCAATGGCTGGGGAAGAGGTGGAGCTGGTTCAGCAGGAGGCTCAATAGGGCGAGGGTGTTCAACATATATGGTGATCTTTTCAATCTTCAAGTGTTCGTTAGTTACGTTACCATCAACTACATCACCATAAGTACCAGATCGTAACAGAGGAGCATCCCTGGCAGGTCAAGGCAAGAAAATAAGGGTAAGCACAAAAGAACAGTAATTTCAAGGAAAAACAGACAACTACAAGACACAAGAAAACTTAACCTCTAGTCaatatttcattattttccaGCTCTAGAACTTTATAACAGGTTAAGCATAGGTAACAGATACAACAAACCAAAGAGGCTTGCAACATCACAAGTATATTACAATCCACATCACAGGTACTCGGGCAGAGGGTTCTGCAGAAAGATATTGTCAGAGAGAGGGAGGTGGAGTAATTTAATGTGCAGAGAGGTTGCATAATGTATGTTCTTTCTGTAATCCTTATCTTGGTGAATCATAGATAGACAGATCACCGAAGCACATAGGGATGTACCACCAACCAAGTTGCTCTCATTTTACAGTTACATCAAGATCACCAGTTCAAGCTCCCAAGCCATACTGTGGCCCCAACAATGGGAACTAAGGAGACATATCCAAGTGTACTAGAAAGAAAAACCatattgactttttttttttttttgagaatggtaacAGTAAACCATATTGACATTGAAAAACATTTAGATAACTTACCACCACTCAACTTCAGGAATAGGTTCCTTTTGCTTTTCCTTGGTGATAATAACCCTTTCCAATACCTCAATGAGATTCGGATTTATGTCAGGCTCTGCTTTAGCCTTGGTCAACTGTGCTTGTTTTGCCTTTAGCTCTTTGGCTCTTGCTTCACCAAATTGGCTCTGAAAACAAATATTGCAACACTGATCAGAACTAGTATAGGAAGCAATAAGAACAGAGAAGGGAGTACTGAAGGAAAACAAACAACAGCAGCAGCAACcataaaaaagggcagcccggtgcaccgTGTTCACGGAGGACCCGAGGAAGGGCCGTATCCAAACAGCACCAGCAGCCAAAACAAGAAAAATTAAGTACCTTTAACTTGATTATTTCTGCATCTCTGGACCATTTCCCTTCCTCCACAAACTGAAATGTCATCCTCTTGGGCCTCAATATTTTGTTCTTGTCAATGCCCATGTTTGGATCAAAATGGGGATTTTTCTCGGGATCAACCTCTAATTCAGGTTTGAGAATTTGAAATGCTTCTTGTTTCTTCTTATTGATGTTCACCTGCACATACACTCCAGGTTAAACACACAAATTCAAATAACATATAAAAATGAGCAAGAGCAGCCAGAACAAAATGAGCCATACCTTAAGGGTGCTAGATGGCTTAGACATATTGACAATATTTCCCTGCTCATCAATTTCCCTGCCTAGAGCATCCAATCGAAGAACAGGGGCTTTTGCAGGCTTTGGCTGAAGGGCAACCTCTGGTGGCATTTGCCCAGGAAACATGTTTATAAGGGGAGCAAACTCTGGGTCCTGTCGGAATCCCATCTTAGCAGCAAGCTCCTGTGCACGCTTTACCGCTTCATATTTCTGTGCTGTGAGCCCCGAGAGATGAAGCAAACCACTGGGTGGTGGATTTGTAGAAGCTGCAGCAGCAAAAATTGATGTGCTTGGTGCTGAATCAGAATATGCAACTGGAGTCGCAAAAATCCCTGCATTAGCTGAAGGTTGAAGGCTCTCCTTGGGTCCCACCTCTGGAATTCCCTCTCTCGTAAAGTTGGCGCCCTTGTTCTTGTTTAGCTGCATGATACAAATGAGGACAGTTACAAAGACTATGAGAGGTTTCACAAATAGCACAGTGGAAATTCTAATCTTCCATTTATTTCCTTTTGCGCTCTCCACCCCCCAAATCTATCCCCGAACAAAGGAACCGGGATGGCGAGCAAAAGAGATCCAACAACCAAGAAGAAAAACAGCGTGCAAAACGGAATGTGCTAGAAATTCATATGTAGCAACTTACTGCGGGTATCTTCTTAAACTTTTCAGCCAACTCCTTACGCATTTGTAAAGCTCTCTTCGCTTTTGCTAAAGCATCAAGGGATAAGCTCCCACTCTTGCCAGCACCAGAAGCTGCCCCATCTGTACTAGATTTCCCAGGAATTTGATGAGATCCGTTAATATTAACTCCCTTATCTTTTGTGGTAGTAAGCGAAGATACCTTGATAGCTGGAGAATCACCATGAGCCAAACAGTTATCAGGCGAAGTCCTTGACGTCACATTGTATGATCCCATTGTCACACCCTGAAAAGTAAGGTCACAGGAAAGTAAGGCCACAGAGCACTGAAGTGTCACACTCTGAGAAAGTATAGAAACACAGTATTCATCTCAAGGTACAATAATTAAAATGCACAGCACTTCTCAATCAGCAGGAAAAAACACACAAAACAGCAAGAACATTGGCAAGTCGAATACACTATCTAAATCTTCCAAGGTGAAGACTCAACACTGAGCAAAACATTACGAGAATTCCCTGTGGCAATATGACGAAAGCATTTTATCGACCGAATTCCTTAATCTGAAGCGAAGCTTTAGAACAATGGTGCTTTTGAGAGCGCAAAGCGCAAAAAGAGACAGGCCCCGCTTCACTTAAAGTGTGAGAAGTGAATAGCTCACTTCATTGAAGCGAAGCGCAATTTTTCAAAGAAGACCAAAATAAACCTTCTACAGAGGCAATATATATAATTAAATGTTTCAATTTAAAAGCTTAAAAAGTAGCTAGCAAAAATTTCCTCCAAAGGACTAgcaaaatcaaaaccaaaatatAAATAGATCAACACCCTATTCTTTTAAGAAAATTATCAATATCtctttcatcattatcattatattGCTCTTCTTCATCAATTAGGAAGAGACTTGTAGCTACTTTTTTTCCCCTTCCTATGTCCTTAAACCATAAATGTTCTCCTCAACTCCACTTACCTCCGCAACCCCAAGTGGAATCAGAATCTCCGTCAAATATTTCTTCATCTTCGTGATTTTCAGGGACACTACTCAGCCACTTATTAGCCTCATCAATATTGTCCAAAGAAACTGAGTCAAATCATATTAAGAGGTTTGCAACGACACCTCAATGTttgattgtattttttttttttttaaaaggtaacACTCGTATGTTTATCCAAAAATCAGACCTGCCACAAACAGTTACAGATCTCATAGTTACAAAGGAGTATTCAGAAGATCTTCAATCCAATAACATATACAGAACCTAAGACATCCATAAATGATTCTAGATCTTCCATATACtcctgtttacaccaaaagtaGAATAAAGTAAGACAGTTCATTTTCATCTTCTGTAAGGAATTACAGTTAGTTTCAAAACTTCTAAGGTTCCTTTCACTCCACACAGACCACCAGATGCAAGCTGGTATAATTCTCCATCTCTCTTTGTGGCCAGAAAGGTTGGCATAACTATTCCACATCTCCAGGACTTGAACAATTTTCTCAGGCATTATCCACGTTAACCCTTTCAAATTGATGAATAAACTCCATATCTGAAAGGTAATCTTGCAGTGAATAAAGAGGTGACTAACAGTCTCTGCTTCTTCACCACAAAAGAAACACCTTGGACTAAAATTAAAACCCCTTTTCGTGAGATTTTCCTAAGTTAGTACTGCCTGCTTAGCTAGCAGCCAGACAAAACAAGAAACTTTGTAAGGGATCTTAACTTTCCAAGTCAATTTCCATGGCCAGTGGTCAATTTGGTTTCTGAAAATGTTAAAAGTCTTGTACGCCTCCTTTACAAAAAAACTTGCCTAGTTTGTGATTCTGCCAGATTAGGCAGGCTTCATCATCAGATGGTCCCTTAAATTGCTCCAAGGTCTTGTAGAAATCTGCTACTCTCTGAATCTCCCAGTCATTTAGTAGTCTTCGAAAACTCAAATTCCACCCCTGCTTAGACCATACCTCTGCCACAGAGGCATTTTGTTGCTGGTTGAAGATGTATACATCTGAGAATAAGAGTTTCAAATTACCTTGTTCTAACCAATTGTCTTCCCAGAAGGATATCTTCATGCCATTTCCTGCCTTTAATTTGCAATTTCCTTTGAACTTTGGCCATTGATTCATGATAGCTCTCCATAAACTTGTTCCATAAGTACTAGTTACAGGTTCAGTTGTCCAGTTGTTTTCCCTTTCATATTTCACACTTATCACCTCTTTCCACAAAGATTGTTCAATGGAAGCAAATCTCCAAAGCCATTTCATCAAAAGGCTTTGGTTTTGAGCTTTCAAATTCCTG is drawn from Lycium barbarum isolate Lr01 chromosome 8, ASM1917538v2, whole genome shotgun sequence and contains these coding sequences:
- the LOC132606062 gene encoding protein RDM16-like isoform X1, producing the protein MDRDSSENEKSSRDKHRSDEHRHHRSSKHRSEDGHRRSEREGSRERKDESVEKKNSHKRKEREESGNVDEQRARSGHSRDKDEERRDRRRFDDNKSKETHEQRRGTGSQIKADNARDDAVGSIAKGVTMGSYNVTSRTSPDNCLAHGDSPAIKVSSLTTTKDKGVNINGSHQIPGKSSTDGAASGAGKSGSLSLDALAKAKRALQMRKELAEKFKKIPALNKNKGANFTREGIPEVGPKESLQPSANAGIFATPVAYSDSAPSTSIFAAAASTNPPPSGLLHLSGLTAQKYEAVKRAQELAAKMGFRQDPEFAPLINMFPGQMPPEVALQPKPAKAPVLRLDALGREIDEQGNIVNMSKPSSTLKVNINKKKQEAFQILKPELEVDPEKNPHFDPNMGIDKNKILRPKRMTFQFVEEGKWSRDAEIIKLKSQFGEARAKELKAKQAQLTKAKAEPDINPNLIEVLERVIITKEKQKEPIPEVEWWDAPLLRSGTYGDVVDGNVTNEHLKIEKITIYVEHPRPIEPPAEPAPPLPQPLKLTKKEQKKLRTQRRLAREKERQEMIRQGLVEPPKPKVKMSNLMKVLGSEATQDPTKLEMEIRSAAAEREQAHVDRNIARKLTPDERREKKERKLFDDPNIAPETIVSVYKINDLSHPQTRFKVDVNAQENRLTGCAVISEGISVVVVEGGKKSIKRYGKLMLRRIDWAAAVKKEDDEGEGEGEDEDKPLNKCVLVWQGSVAKSSFHRFFVHECRTEAAARKVFADAGVPHYWDLAVNFKDDEF
- the LOC132606062 gene encoding protein RDM16-like isoform X2, whose protein sequence is MRKELAEKFKKIPALNKNKGANFTREGIPEVGPKESLQPSANAGIFATPVAYSDSAPSTSIFAAAASTNPPPSGLLHLSGLTAQKYEAVKRAQELAAKMGFRQDPEFAPLINMFPGQMPPEVALQPKPAKAPVLRLDALGREIDEQGNIVNMSKPSSTLKVNINKKKQEAFQILKPELEVDPEKNPHFDPNMGIDKNKILRPKRMTFQFVEEGKWSRDAEIIKLKSQFGEARAKELKAKQAQLTKAKAEPDINPNLIEVLERVIITKEKQKEPIPEVEWWDAPLLRSGTYGDVVDGNVTNEHLKIEKITIYVEHPRPIEPPAEPAPPLPQPLKLTKKEQKKLRTQRRLAREKERQEMIRQGLVEPPKPKVKMSNLMKVLGSEATQDPTKLEMEIRSAAAEREQAHVDRNIARKLTPDERREKKERKLFDDPNIAPETIVSVYKINDLSHPQTRFKVDVNAQENRLTGCAVISEGISVVVVEGGKKSIKRYGKLMLRRIDWAAAVKKEDDEGEGEGEDEDKPLNKCVLVWQGSVAKSSFHRFFVHECRTEAAARKVFADAGVPHYWDLAVNFKDDEF